The Solanum pennellii chromosome 11, SPENNV200 genome contains a region encoding:
- the LOC107005057 gene encoding uncharacterized protein LOC107005057, translating to MADASKKRDIGWNYGTQGATKDSVTCNFCGSTFNGGITRHKQHLVGGFKNVKQCAACPSEIREEIRAYMQNKIANNPKFQMRQPEEFVDIDDLDEMDDYVEMRPPSKTQRISSSGGSSTARSVTKGPLNLYFSQKSTQKGGLEKGGGIEETKKILRERAVSAFAIWMYDAGLPFNCVNHKSFDKFIEAVGQHGPGMKPPTFHEVRVTHLKKEVDKVEKIVEEHKVQWTKFGCSIMMDKWTARNGKMIINILVNSPIGSVFLGSVDASNESTDSTKMYKLFESTIERIGPEKVVQIVTDNASENVKAGSMIMGAYPHIYWTPCAAHCINLIFGDIFKVKPYASVFKKAIRIHSYISQRPLLLNLMRKFTKERNLVKPAKTRFATAFLTLRAMYIQRKNLKTLVLSTEWNSSKFAKETSGKEVANLLISIHFWNDVVRALTVCSPLTKVLRLVDGEKKPPMGYIYEAMDRAKEAIAHGFRGVQKHYEKVFQIIDARWSEQLHRPLHAAGHVLNPGLYYKAEEEGTLLQSLWTEYYACVEKLVRDTTIQDALIAELPKYKMADGLFGCGPAKRARDTRSPVEWWSLFGSETPNLQKFAMKVLSLTCSSSGCERNWSVFEHIHSKKRNRLTLSRLNDLVYIKYNRTLKRRYDARDLIDPIRLDNIDDSNEWLVGCPEDQDDELVYEDDDLTWGSVATAIGADESIYHLRGLSSRSTVLDKGKGVESTSLSSSSSRTRTLIDEEYEEEEDEEQYNDVEDFDLQELDNFEEE from the exons ATGGCGGATGCTAGCAAAAAGAGGGATATTGGATGGAATTATGGCACTCAAGGAGCGACGAAAGATTCGGTCACTTGTAACTTTTGTGGGAGTACTTTCAATGGTGGAATAACGCGACACAAACAACATTTAGTGGGTGGTTTCAAAAATGTTAAACAATGTGCCGCTTGTCCGTCGGAAATTAGAGAAGAAATAAGGGCTTATATGCAAAACAAAATAGCTAATAATCCCAAATTTCAAATGAGGCAACCGGAAGAATTTGTTGATATTGATGATCTTGATGAAATGGATGATTATGTGGAAATGAGGCCTCCCTCCAAAACTCAAAGGATATCTTCTAGTGGAGGTTCATCCACCGCACGGAGTGTGACGAAAGGACCTTTGAACCtctatttttcacaaaaatcaacacaaaaagGAGGCTTAGAAAAAGGAGGAGGAATcgaagaaacaaagaaaattctaaGAGAGCGTGCGGTAAGTGCTTTTGCAATTTGGATGTATGATGCCGGGCTCCCTTTTAATTGCGTCAATCACAAATCATTCGATAAATTTATTGAGGCGGTTGGACAACATGGCCCCGGAATGAAGCCTCCTACATTCCATGAAGTTAGAGTCACTCACCTTAAAAAAGAGGTGgataaagtagaaaaaattgTTGAGGAGCATAAAGTGCAATGGACAAAGTTTGGTTGTTCCATTATGATGGACAAATGGACGGCACGAAATGGCaaaatgatcatcaatattttggtgaattcTCCAATCGGTAGTGTATTTCTTGGTTCGGTTGATGCTAGCAATGAATCTACCgattccaccaaaatgtacaaGTTATTTGAAAGCACTATCGAAAGAATTGGACCGGAAAAAGTGGTACAAATTGTCACCGATAATGCTAGTGAGAATGTCAAAGCGGGAAGTATGATAATGGGTGCGTATCCACACATTTATTGGACTCCATGTGCCGCTCATTGCATCAACTTGATATTTGGTGACATATTCAAGGTTAAGCCATATGCTTCCG TTTTTAAGAAGGCCATCAGAATCCATTCTTACATTAGTCAAAGGCCATTGTTGTTAAACTTGATGAGAAAATTCACCAAAGAAAGAAATTTGGTGAAACCGGCCAAGACAAGATTTGCAACGGCATTCTTAACTTTGAGAGCTATgtacattcaaagaaaaaacttgaaaactttagtcCTCTCAACCGAATGGAATTCAAGCAAATTTGCAAAGGAAACTTCGGGGAAAGAAGTTGCCAATCTTCTTATTTCTATCCACTTTTGGAATGATGTTGTTCGGGCACTTACAGTTTGTAGCCCTTTGACAAAAGTGCTTCGTTTGGTGGATGGGGAGAAAAAACCACCAATGGGTTATATTTATGAGGCAATGGATAGAGCCAAAGAAGCTATTGCACATGGTTTTCGTGGAGTTCAGAAGCATTATGAGAAAGTGTTTCAAATTATTGATGCAAGGTGGTCAGAACAACTCCATCGGCCTTTGCATGCTGCAGGCCATGTTTTGAACCCAGGATTATATTATAAAGCTGAAGAAGAGGGAACTTTATTACAGAGTTTGTGGACCGAGTATTATGCATGTGTTGAGAAGTTGGTCCGTGATACAACAATACAAGATGCACTAATCGCTGAGCTTCCTAAGTACAAAATGGCGGATGGACTATTTGGTTGTGGTCCGGCTAAAAGAGCTAGAGACACAAGGTCACCGG ttgaATGGTGGTCACTATTTGGTAGTGAAACACCAAACTTGCAAAAGTTTGCCATGAAAGTGTTAAGCCTAACTTGTAGCTCATCTGGATGTGAGCGAAATTGGAGTGTGTTTGAACAC ATTCATTCCAAAAAGAGGAATAGGCTTACACTATCGCGTCTCAATGATCTAGTGTACATTAAGTACAATAGAACATTGAAACGCCGTTATGATGCTCGTGATCTTATTGATCCAATTCGCTTGGATAACATAGATGATTCCAACGAATGGTTAGTTGGATGCCCCGAAGATCAAGATGATGAACTAGTATATGAGGATGATGATCTTACTTGGGGTAGTGTTGCTACGGCAATTGGAGCGGACGAGAGTATCTATCATCTTAGGGGACTTTCTTCAAGATCAACAGTACTTGACAAGGGCAAAGGAGTAGAAAGTACATCTTTAAGTTCATCTTCAAGTAGGACTCGGacactaattgatgaagaatacgaggaggaagaagatgaagagcaATATAATGATGTAGAAGATTTTGATCTTCAAGAGTTGgataattttgaagaagaatag